The following coding sequences lie in one Mycobacterium sp. DL440 genomic window:
- a CDS encoding OsmC family protein, translating to MTELWVDRTGVRRYVGRSSRGAEVLVGSEDVEGVFTPGELMKIALAACSGMSSDQPLRRRLGDDYPATIRVSGPADREQERYPLLEEKLEIDVAGLSEAEVARVLTVVERAIDQVCTVGRTLKSGTEVKFEVATS from the coding sequence ATGACCGAACTTTGGGTTGACCGCACCGGTGTCCGCAGGTATGTCGGACGCAGTTCGCGCGGTGCAGAGGTGCTGGTGGGCAGTGAGGACGTCGAGGGCGTGTTCACCCCGGGCGAGCTGATGAAGATCGCGCTCGCGGCGTGCAGCGGAATGTCCAGCGATCAGCCCCTCCGGCGGCGTCTGGGCGACGACTATCCGGCGACGATCCGGGTGTCTGGACCGGCGGACCGGGAGCAGGAGCGCTACCCGCTGCTGGAGGAGAAACTCGAAATCGACGTGGCGGGCCTCTCGGAGGCCGAGGTGGCCCGGGTGTTGACCGTCGTCGAGCGCGCGATCGACCAGGTCTGCACGGTGGGCCGCACCCTCAAATCCGGCACCGAGGTGAAGTTCGAGGTCGCCACTTCGTGA
- the sepIVA gene encoding cell division protein SepIVA, whose translation MYRVFEALDELGAIVEEARGVPMTAGCVVPRGDVLELIDDIKDAIPGELDDAQDVLDARDSLLREAKEHCESVMGKSNADADGMLNHARGEADRLLADAKAQADRMVAEARQHSERMVGESREEAARLAAAAKREYDASTGRAKAEADRLTENGNISYEKAVQEGIKEQQRLVSQTEIVSTATAEATRLIDAAHAEADRLRGECDIYVDSKLAEFEDFLNGTLRSVGRGRHQLRTTAGTHDYATR comes from the coding sequence GTGTACCGAGTTTTTGAAGCGCTCGACGAGCTCGGCGCGATTGTCGAAGAAGCGCGTGGCGTGCCCATGACAGCCGGCTGCGTGGTACCCCGCGGTGATGTGCTCGAGCTGATCGACGACATCAAGGACGCGATCCCCGGTGAGCTCGACGACGCACAGGACGTGCTGGATGCGCGTGACTCGCTGTTGCGCGAAGCCAAGGAACACTGCGAGTCGGTGATGGGCAAGTCGAACGCCGATGCCGACGGCATGCTCAATCACGCCAGGGGTGAGGCTGACCGGTTGCTGGCCGACGCGAAGGCGCAGGCCGACCGGATGGTTGCCGAGGCCCGTCAGCACAGCGAGCGCATGGTCGGGGAGTCGCGCGAAGAGGCGGCGCGGCTCGCGGCCGCGGCGAAGCGGGAGTACGACGCGAGCACTGGCCGGGCCAAGGCCGAGGCTGATCGCCTGACCGAGAACGGCAACATCTCGTACGAGAAGGCCGTGCAAGAGGGCATCAAGGAACAGCAACGCCTGGTGTCGCAGACCGAGATCGTCTCGACGGCGACGGCCGAGGCCACGCGGCTCATCGACGCGGCCCACGCCGAAGCCGACCGGTTGCGCGGTGAATGCGACATCTATGTGGACAGCAAACTGGCCGAGTTCGAGGACTTCCTCAACGGCACGCTGCGCTCCGTCGGCCGCGGACGTCACCAGCTACGCACCACCGCGGGAACGCACGACTACGCCACCCGCTGA
- the rnc gene encoding ribonuclease III: MTDSHAALLEALGVDLPAELLTIALTHRSYSYENGGLPTNERLEFLGDAVLGLTITEELYRRHPERSEGDLAKLRASIVNTQALADVGRGLTEGGLGSHLFLGKGEENSGGADKSSILADGVESLLGAIYLEHGLTTAREVILRLFGELLDTAPTLGAGLDWKSSLQELTASRGLGAPSYVVTSTGPDHDKEFSATVVVGDVEYGSGVGRNKKEAELKAAAAAWTALDNA; encoded by the coding sequence GTGACCGATTCGCACGCGGCGCTGCTGGAGGCGCTTGGCGTCGACCTTCCCGCCGAACTACTCACTATCGCGTTGACGCATCGCAGCTACTCCTACGAGAACGGTGGCCTGCCCACCAACGAGCGGTTGGAATTCCTCGGTGATGCCGTGTTGGGGTTGACCATCACCGAGGAGCTTTACCGTCGCCACCCCGAACGCTCCGAGGGTGATCTGGCCAAGCTTCGCGCCAGTATCGTCAACACCCAGGCGCTGGCCGACGTCGGCCGTGGGCTCACCGAGGGCGGCCTCGGCAGCCATCTGTTTCTCGGCAAGGGCGAAGAGAACTCCGGTGGCGCCGACAAGTCCAGCATTCTCGCCGACGGCGTCGAATCCCTGCTCGGCGCAATCTATCTGGAACACGGCCTGACCACAGCTCGTGAGGTCATCCTGCGGTTGTTCGGCGAGCTGCTCGACACCGCGCCGACGCTGGGTGCGGGGCTGGACTGGAAGAGCAGCCTGCAGGAGTTGACTGCCTCCCGCGGGCTTGGTGCTCCCAGCTACGTGGTGACCTCCACCGGGCCTGATCACGACAAGGAATTCTCAGCGACCGTGGTGGTGGGCGATGTCGAATACGGCAGCGGCGTGGGGCGTAACAAGAAAGAGGCCGAGCTCAAGGCTGCGGCTGCGGCCTGGACCGCACTCGACAATGCGTGA
- a CDS encoding DUF177 domain-containing protein yields MATHARSAGRGGPERRSGPRSPLAIDVTRLGRRPGSFLPHQETVPSPVRIGAELVAIEKGAPLELDLQLQSVSEGVLVSGTVSAPTVGECARCLTALTGDVEIDLTELYAYPDSTTDETTEADEMGRVGASGHADTVDLEQPIIDAVGLALPFSPLCRPDCPGLCPDCGAALATAEPGHHHDKIDPRWAKLAAMLPDDERPGGEE; encoded by the coding sequence ATGGCGACGCATGCGAGATCGGCTGGGCGGGGAGGGCCTGAAAGGCGCAGTGGTCCCCGATCGCCGCTGGCGATCGATGTCACCCGGCTGGGCCGGCGGCCGGGTTCGTTCCTGCCCCACCAGGAGACGGTGCCCAGTCCGGTGCGGATCGGGGCCGAACTGGTGGCCATCGAGAAGGGTGCGCCACTCGAACTCGACTTGCAGCTGCAGTCGGTGTCGGAGGGGGTGCTGGTCAGCGGGACCGTATCGGCTCCCACTGTCGGTGAATGTGCGCGCTGCCTGACTGCACTCACGGGCGACGTCGAGATCGACCTCACCGAGTTGTACGCCTATCCGGACAGCACCACCGACGAGACCACCGAGGCCGACGAGATGGGCCGGGTGGGCGCCTCTGGTCATGCTGACACCGTCGACCTGGAACAACCGATCATCGACGCCGTCGGGTTGGCGTTGCCGTTCTCCCCGTTGTGCCGTCCGGACTGCCCGGGCCTGTGCCCTGACTGCGGTGCCGCGCTGGCCACGGCAGAGCCGGGCCATCACCACGACAAGATCGATCCCCGCTGGGCCAAGCTGGCCGCGATGCTGCCCGACGACGAGCGGCCCGGGGGCGAGGAGTGA
- the rsmD gene encoding 16S rRNA (guanine(966)-N(2))-methyltransferase RsmD, with protein MTRIVAGALGGRRLRVPQHRSGLGTRPTSDRVREAVFNALAARLDFTGLSVLDLYAGSGALGLEALSRGATSATFVESDARAAAVIAENITALGVRNAAVRRGTVDSVLAGGATRPVDLVFADPPYDLGDAAVDAMLTVLAAAGWVAVGTLVLVERRSSSQPVSWPEGWEVLSARRYGDTRVELAEVG; from the coding sequence CTGACCCGCATCGTCGCTGGGGCACTCGGTGGCCGCCGGCTGCGGGTGCCCCAGCACCGGTCGGGCCTGGGTACCCGCCCCACCTCTGACAGGGTCAGGGAGGCCGTGTTCAACGCCTTGGCGGCACGGCTGGATTTCACCGGATTGTCGGTGCTGGATTTGTATGCCGGTTCGGGAGCGCTTGGCCTGGAAGCGCTTTCGCGTGGTGCCACTTCGGCCACCTTCGTCGAGTCGGATGCGCGTGCGGCCGCCGTCATCGCCGAGAACATCACTGCGCTGGGCGTGCGCAACGCCGCAGTACGCCGGGGCACGGTGGACTCGGTGTTGGCCGGGGGTGCCACGCGGCCGGTCGATCTGGTGTTCGCCGACCCGCCATACGACCTCGGTGACGCCGCGGTCGATGCGATGCTGACGGTGTTGGCCGCTGCCGGCTGGGTGGCCGTGGGCACCCTCGTCCTGGTGGAGCGGCGGTCGTCGAGTCAGCCGGTGAGCTGGCCGGAAGGCTGGGAAGTGTTGAGCGCCCGGCGCTACGGTGACACCCGCGTCGAACTCGCCGAAGTGGGTTAG
- the coaD gene encoding pantetheine-phosphate adenylyltransferase, whose amino-acid sequence MSGAVCPGSFDPVTLGHIDVFERAAAQFDEVVVAILVNPNKKGMFDLDERMAMIAESTSHLPNLRVEAGQGLVVDFVKTRGLTAIVKGLRTGTDFEYELQMAQMNKHVAGVDTFFVATRPQYSFVSSSLAKEVASLGGDVSALLPEPVNRRLQEKLNS is encoded by the coding sequence ATGAGTGGCGCGGTATGTCCCGGCTCCTTCGACCCGGTAACCCTTGGCCATATCGACGTTTTCGAGCGTGCGGCGGCGCAGTTCGATGAGGTCGTGGTGGCGATCCTGGTGAATCCCAACAAAAAGGGCATGTTCGATCTTGACGAGCGGATGGCGATGATCGCCGAATCAACCTCGCATCTGCCCAATCTCCGAGTCGAGGCCGGCCAGGGTCTTGTCGTCGACTTCGTCAAGACGCGTGGTCTGACCGCGATCGTCAAGGGCCTGCGCACCGGCACGGACTTCGAGTACGAGCTGCAGATGGCTCAGATGAACAAGCATGTGGCCGGTGTCGACACGTTCTTCGTGGCCACGAGACCGCAGTACTCGTTCGTGTCGTCGTCTTTGGCCAAGGAGGTCGCCTCCCTGGGTGGCGATGTCTCGGCGTTGCTGCCCGAGCCGGTCAACCGCCGGTTGCAGGAGAAGCTCAACAGTTAG
- the smc gene encoding chromosome segregation protein SMC, with product MHLKSLTLKGFKSFASPTTLRFEPGITCVVGPNGSGKSNVVDALTWVMGEQGAKTLRGGKMEDVIFAGTSSRAPLGRAEVTLTIDNSDNALPIEYSEVSITRRVFRDGAGEYEINGSSCRLMDVQELLSDSGIGREMHVIVGQGKLSEILESRPEDRRAFIEEAAGVLKHRKRKEKAVRKLDSMAANLARLTDLTTELRRQLKPLGRQAEMARRAATIQADLRDARLRLAADDLVRRQVEFHNTNQAETTLRREHDEATVRLESSTVELQAHEAAVAELTRRAEAAQQTWFRASALAERVSATVRIATDRAQLFESETEVSTGQDPEALEAEANEVAELEMELLGELEESRIVLESARAELAEREQLAAEAERAHMAAARAEADRREGLARLAGQVDTMRTRVESIDDGVMRMSVNIEEAAAKAELTQAEFETVQSRVSELDAGETGLDEQHDRSVAALRLADERVAELQSAERAAERQVASLRARIEALSVSLDRRDGAAWLQKNHRGTGLFGTIGEYLKVQPGHEVAVATVLGAAADALAAEDFGVAAAAVAALKESDGGRAALLLGDWNVNGSAPAGVLPDGAIWANDVVTVPDRLRGAITAMLAGVAVVTDLPAGVQLVSARPDLRAVTADGDLVGAGWISGGSDRKPSTLEISSEIDKARHGLETAERQTGELAAALSGALAEQADRREAAEEAMAALNESDAAIAAIYEQLGRLGQDARGAGDEWQRLIRQRDELEAGRTKTVEELTELESRLHNAEQLPMFEAEPVDRQTSTAAAEAARSVEVEARLSVRTAEERANAVRGRADSLRRAAAAEREARVRAQRAREARAHAAQVAAAVSESGRIVAQRLSAVVSVASRMRDELATERQLRGTALSQVREVVTELNARITALTDSLHRDEMAKAQASLRIEQLEAQVLEQFGMPAADLIAEYGPQVTLPPSDLEMAEYEQARERGEQVMAPAPMPFDRPTQERRAKKAERELSELGRVNPLALEEFAALEERYNFLSTQLEDVKAARTDLLDVIADVDTRILQVFTEAYVDVEREFEQVFSTLFPGGEGRLLLTNPADMLTTGIEVEARPPGKKIKRLSLLSGGEKSLTAVAMLVAIFRARPSPFYVMDEVEAALDDVNLRRLISLFEQLREKSQLIVITHQKATMEVADALYGVTMRGDGITTVISQRMRGQELAASPG from the coding sequence GTGCACCTCAAGAGTCTGACGCTGAAGGGCTTCAAGTCCTTCGCCTCGCCGACGACTCTGCGCTTCGAGCCCGGGATCACCTGTGTCGTCGGCCCCAACGGCTCGGGCAAGTCGAACGTGGTCGACGCCCTGACCTGGGTGATGGGCGAGCAGGGCGCCAAGACCCTGCGCGGCGGCAAGATGGAGGACGTCATCTTCGCCGGCACGTCCTCGCGGGCGCCGCTGGGCCGCGCCGAGGTGACACTGACCATCGACAACTCCGACAACGCGTTGCCGATCGAGTACTCCGAGGTGTCGATTACCCGCCGCGTGTTCCGTGACGGCGCCGGCGAATACGAGATCAACGGCAGCAGCTGCCGGTTGATGGACGTGCAGGAACTGCTCAGTGACTCCGGCATCGGCCGCGAGATGCACGTCATCGTCGGGCAGGGCAAGCTCTCCGAGATCCTGGAATCGCGTCCCGAGGATCGCCGCGCCTTCATCGAGGAGGCCGCCGGGGTCCTCAAGCATCGCAAGCGGAAAGAAAAAGCGGTCCGCAAGCTCGACTCGATGGCCGCGAACCTTGCCCGCCTGACCGATCTGACCACCGAGTTGCGCCGCCAGCTCAAGCCGCTGGGACGCCAGGCCGAGATGGCGCGGCGGGCGGCGACGATTCAGGCCGATCTGCGTGACGCGCGGCTGCGCCTGGCCGCCGACGACCTGGTCAGAAGACAGGTCGAGTTCCACAACACCAATCAGGCCGAGACCACGCTGCGCCGCGAGCATGACGAGGCGACCGTCCGGCTGGAATCCTCCACCGTCGAACTGCAGGCACACGAGGCCGCGGTCGCGGAGCTGACCCGCCGCGCCGAGGCCGCCCAGCAGACCTGGTTCCGGGCCTCGGCGCTGGCCGAACGGGTGAGCGCCACCGTGCGGATCGCGACCGACCGGGCACAGCTGTTCGAGTCCGAGACGGAGGTCTCCACCGGGCAGGATCCGGAGGCCCTGGAGGCGGAGGCCAACGAGGTTGCCGAGCTGGAGATGGAGCTGCTCGGCGAGCTCGAGGAGTCGCGCATCGTTCTGGAGAGCGCCCGTGCCGAGCTGGCCGAACGTGAGCAGCTCGCCGCCGAGGCCGAGCGGGCGCACATGGCCGCGGCCCGGGCCGAGGCCGACCGGCGTGAAGGGCTGGCACGGTTGGCCGGGCAGGTCGACACGATGCGTACCCGGGTCGAGTCGATCGACGACGGCGTCATGCGGATGTCGGTCAACATAGAGGAAGCTGCGGCCAAAGCCGAACTGACACAGGCCGAATTCGAGACTGTTCAGAGTCGCGTCAGCGAACTGGATGCCGGTGAAACCGGTCTGGACGAGCAGCACGACCGTTCGGTGGCAGCGCTGAGGCTGGCCGACGAACGCGTGGCCGAACTGCAGTCCGCCGAGCGTGCCGCCGAACGGCAGGTCGCCTCGCTGCGGGCCCGGATCGAGGCTCTATCGGTCAGCCTGGACCGGCGCGACGGCGCCGCCTGGTTGCAGAAGAACCACCGTGGCACAGGGCTTTTCGGCACCATCGGGGAATACTTGAAGGTGCAGCCGGGGCACGAGGTGGCGGTGGCCACGGTCCTGGGCGCGGCGGCCGACGCGTTGGCCGCCGAGGATTTCGGTGTCGCCGCTGCCGCCGTCGCCGCGCTCAAGGAATCCGACGGTGGCCGGGCCGCCCTGCTGTTGGGGGATTGGAATGTCAACGGCTCGGCCCCGGCGGGCGTGCTTCCCGACGGGGCGATCTGGGCCAACGACGTGGTCACGGTCCCGGACCGCCTGCGGGGGGCGATCACGGCGATGCTGGCCGGGGTGGCGGTGGTGACCGATCTGCCCGCTGGGGTGCAACTGGTCTCGGCGCGCCCGGACCTGCGTGCGGTGACCGCGGACGGTGATCTGGTCGGTGCCGGCTGGATCAGCGGTGGCTCCGACCGCAAGCCCTCCACACTCGAGATCAGTTCCGAGATCGACAAGGCTCGCCACGGACTGGAGACCGCTGAGCGGCAGACCGGCGAGTTGGCGGCCGCATTGTCGGGTGCGCTGGCCGAGCAGGCGGACCGTCGGGAGGCGGCCGAAGAGGCGATGGCCGCGCTGAACGAATCCGACGCGGCGATCGCGGCGATCTATGAGCAACTGGGCCGTCTGGGACAGGATGCTCGCGGCGCCGGGGACGAGTGGCAGCGGTTGATCCGCCAACGCGACGAGCTCGAGGCCGGACGCACCAAGACGGTCGAGGAACTCACCGAACTTGAGTCGCGGCTGCACAACGCCGAACAGCTTCCGATGTTCGAGGCCGAGCCGGTGGACCGTCAGACCTCGACGGCCGCCGCCGAGGCGGCGCGTTCGGTCGAGGTGGAGGCCCGTCTATCGGTGCGCACCGCCGAGGAGCGCGCGAATGCCGTTCGCGGACGTGCCGATTCACTGCGCAGGGCCGCGGCCGCCGAGCGCGAGGCCCGGGTGCGCGCGCAACGGGCCCGCGAGGCCCGCGCACATGCCGCACAAGTGGCCGCCGCCGTGTCGGAGTCGGGACGCATTGTGGCCCAACGGTTGAGTGCGGTGGTGTCGGTGGCCTCGCGGATGCGTGACGAGCTGGCCACCGAGCGTCAGCTGCGCGGCACGGCACTGTCCCAGGTGCGCGAGGTGGTCACCGAACTCAACGCGAGGATCACCGCGCTCACGGATTCCCTGCACCGTGACGAGATGGCCAAAGCGCAAGCGTCACTTCGGATCGAGCAACTCGAGGCGCAGGTGCTGGAGCAGTTCGGGATGCCCGCGGCGGACCTGATCGCCGAGTACGGTCCGCAGGTTACGCTGCCGCCGAGCGACTTGGAGATGGCGGAATACGAGCAGGCGCGTGAGCGGGGTGAGCAGGTGATGGCGCCGGCGCCGATGCCGTTCGACAGGCCGACCCAGGAGCGCCGGGCCAAGAAGGCCGAACGTGAGCTGTCGGAGTTGGGCCGGGTGAATCCGCTTGCACTGGAAGAGTTTGCGGCACTGGAAGAACGCTACAACTTCCTGTCGACACAACTTGAGGACGTCAAGGCTGCGCGCACCGACCTGCTGGACGTGATCGCCGATGTCGATACCCGGATTCTGCAGGTGTTCACCGAGGCCTATGTCGATGTGGAGCGCGAATTCGAGCAGGTGTTCTCCACGCTGTTCCCGGGTGGTGAGGGCCGGCTGCTGCTCACCAATCCTGCCGACATGCTCACCACGGGAATTGAAGTCGAGGCCAGGCCGCCGGGCAAGAAGATCAAGCGACTCTCGTTGTTGTCGGGTGGCGAGAAGTCGTTGACCGCGGTGGCCATGCTGGTGGCGATCTTCCGGGCCCGCCCGTCCCCGTTCTACGTGATGGACGAGGTCGAGGCCGCGCTCGATGATGTGAACCTGCGCAGGCTGATCAGCCTGTTCGAGCAGCTGCGCGAGAAGTCCCAGCTGATCGTGATCACCCACCAGAAGGCCACCATGGAGGTCGCCGACGCGCTCTACGGTGTGACCATGCGCGGTGACGGCATCACGACCGTGATCTCGCAGCGGATGCGGGGTCAGGAACTGGCCGCCAGCCCGGGCTGA
- a CDS encoding acylphosphatase codes for MTDPQPPEAWADAEVRLSAWVHGQVQGVGFRWWTRSRALELGLTGFASNRPDGRVHVVAQGPRGKCQRLLELLQSGETPGSVDHVVADWADVDAPMAGFTER; via the coding sequence GTGACGGACCCGCAGCCACCTGAAGCCTGGGCCGATGCAGAGGTGCGGCTGAGCGCCTGGGTGCATGGTCAGGTGCAGGGCGTGGGGTTCCGATGGTGGACCCGATCGCGCGCGCTGGAGCTTGGTCTGACCGGGTTTGCTTCGAATCGGCCCGACGGCCGGGTACATGTGGTGGCCCAAGGGCCACGCGGGAAATGTCAGCGATTGCTTGAGCTGCTGCAGAGCGGGGAAACCCCGGGGTCCGTGGATCACGTCGTCGCAGATTGGGCGGATGTCGACGCCCCGATGGCGGGGTTCACCGAACGGTAG
- the mutM gene encoding bifunctional DNA-formamidopyrimidine glycosylase/DNA-(apurinic or apyrimidinic site) lyase — MPELPEVEVVRRGLQEHVAGKSISAVRVHHPRAVRRHEAGPGDLTARLLGARITGTGRRGKYLWLTLADDGGQDETEALVVHLGMSGQMLLGPIRDDRHLRIAAVLDDGTALSFVDQRTFGGWQLAELVTVDGTAVPQPVAHVARDPLDPLFDRDHVVAVLRRKHSEIKRQLLDQTVVSGIGNIYADEALWRTKINGARTAALLPRRRLGEVLDAAAAVMTDALSQGGTSFDSLYVNVNGESGYFERSLDAYGREGEPCRRCGAVMRRDKFMNRSSFYCPRCQPRPRG; from the coding sequence ATGCCTGAACTGCCCGAGGTAGAGGTAGTCCGTCGCGGACTACAGGAACATGTTGCGGGCAAATCGATTTCGGCGGTACGCGTGCATCATCCGCGTGCGGTACGCCGTCACGAGGCCGGCCCCGGCGACCTGACCGCTCGCCTGTTGGGGGCCCGCATCACCGGAACTGGACGCCGCGGCAAGTACCTCTGGTTGACCCTGGCAGACGACGGCGGCCAGGACGAGACGGAAGCGTTGGTAGTGCATCTGGGGATGAGCGGCCAGATGCTGCTGGGGCCGATCCGTGACGACCGGCATCTGCGGATCGCCGCCGTGCTCGATGACGGCACGGCCCTGAGCTTCGTCGACCAACGTACGTTCGGAGGCTGGCAGCTGGCCGAATTGGTGACGGTGGACGGTACCGCCGTGCCCCAACCGGTCGCGCACGTGGCACGCGATCCGCTCGACCCTCTCTTCGATCGCGACCACGTGGTTGCGGTGCTGCGGCGCAAGCACTCTGAGATCAAACGTCAGCTGCTCGACCAGACCGTGGTGTCCGGTATCGGCAACATCTACGCCGATGAGGCGCTGTGGCGAACCAAGATCAACGGCGCCAGGACGGCCGCACTGCTGCCGCGCCGCCGATTGGGCGAGGTGCTCGACGCCGCCGCTGCGGTGATGACCGATGCGTTGAGTCAGGGCGGCACGTCGTTCGATTCGCTGTATGTGAACGTCAACGGCGAATCCGGTTACTTCGAACGGTCTTTGGACGCCTACGGCCGCGAAGGTGAACCGTGCCGGCGGTGTGGCGCGGTCATGCGCCGTGACAAGTTCATGAACCGGTCATCGTTCTACTGCCCGCGGTGTCAGCCCCGCCCCCGGGGCTGA
- a CDS encoding PE-PPE domain-containing protein, with protein MHIRVLRGVALTLVALIGTVGLVVTASMSTLVQLAATALIMGGTGMKVLGDPHQWGTGSYVDQVNNTYLSDRHLDEDDLKWVSTPEQFWPATSLTDITFDTSVARGVLSLNNALLNTSGEKVVVGYSQSANIATREKRNLAELRAQGATVPSADELSFVFVANPNRPNGGILARFEGLYIPILGVSFDGATPDDEYQTIDVARQYDLIADFPKYPLNVLADLNALMGYIYLHPNYGSSVVDLNDPSTYQSYTSGNTTYYLVHTEHLPLLQPLRNIGILTPALDLVEPTLRVLIELGYDRTPANMGVPTRAGLIPHIDLDKLASDLRAAAKEGVRNALADLGIDTGHTSDRHTESVAALDKSDPEKVKLDTPVTAGPQSDRTRAHLTGTEAEADTETRSNTTPQQKRQRQTKPGAERIRQPLRQAFSPKTLSDDATDADAAASQDNPRPHRSPQRHAGQSNSAQSKSGTTDTKAGDTKQKPRHNHRSGHSDAA; from the coding sequence ATGCACATTCGTGTGCTTCGGGGGGTAGCACTGACGCTGGTCGCTCTGATCGGCACCGTCGGGCTGGTCGTGACGGCGAGTATGTCCACGCTGGTTCAGCTGGCGGCCACCGCACTCATCATGGGTGGAACCGGGATGAAGGTGCTGGGAGATCCGCACCAGTGGGGTACGGGTAGCTACGTGGACCAGGTCAACAACACCTATCTGTCTGACCGGCACCTCGATGAAGACGACTTGAAATGGGTGTCGACACCAGAGCAGTTCTGGCCCGCGACCAGCCTGACCGACATCACCTTCGACACCTCGGTCGCCCGCGGGGTCCTGAGCCTCAACAACGCCCTGCTGAACACTTCGGGAGAAAAAGTCGTCGTCGGCTACTCACAGAGCGCCAACATCGCCACCCGGGAGAAGCGCAATCTCGCCGAGCTTCGCGCGCAAGGCGCCACGGTCCCTTCGGCTGACGAGCTGTCCTTCGTGTTCGTGGCCAACCCCAACCGGCCCAACGGGGGAATCCTCGCCCGCTTTGAAGGTCTCTACATACCGATCCTCGGAGTCAGCTTCGACGGCGCCACCCCGGACGACGAATACCAGACGATCGACGTCGCCCGGCAGTACGACCTGATCGCCGACTTTCCCAAATACCCACTCAACGTGCTGGCCGATCTCAACGCCCTGATGGGCTACATCTACCTGCATCCGAACTACGGGTCATCGGTGGTCGACCTGAACGACCCGAGTACGTACCAGTCCTACACCTCCGGCAACACCACCTACTACCTCGTGCACACCGAACACCTGCCGTTGCTTCAGCCATTGCGCAACATCGGAATCCTGACGCCGGCGCTCGACCTGGTCGAGCCGACCCTGCGGGTACTGATCGAACTCGGCTATGACCGCACGCCGGCCAACATGGGGGTTCCCACCCGCGCCGGGCTGATACCCCACATCGATCTCGACAAACTGGCATCGGACCTGCGGGCCGCAGCCAAGGAGGGCGTGCGCAATGCACTCGCCGACTTGGGCATCGACACCGGCCACACCAGTGATCGCCACACAGAAAGCGTTGCCGCACTGGATAAGTCGGATCCAGAAAAGGTGAAGCTCGATACCCCGGTCACGGCGGGACCGCAGTCGGACCGCACCCGGGCGCACCTGACCGGCACCGAAGCTGAAGCTGACACCGAGACCCGGTCCAACACAACACCTCAGCAGAAACGACAACGGCAGACAAAGCCGGGAGCAGAACGCATCCGGCAGCCGCTCCGACAGGCATTCTCACCCAAGACGCTGTCCGACGATGCAACCGATGCAGATGCCGCCGCGTCACAAGACAACCCGCGCCCACATCGCTCGCCGCAACGTCACGCCGGCCAAAGCAATTCGGCCCAGTCGAAATCCGGCACCACGGACACGAAAGCCGGCGACACCAAACAGAAACCGCGCCACAACCACCGTTCCGGACACTCGGATGCGGCGTAG